The Neochlamydia sp. S13 genome has a segment encoding these proteins:
- a CDS encoding translocation/assembly module TamB domain-containing protein, giving the protein MKKVLSVFLVGLICVFVAVWGYLQTSHAQKAILSFLTEIIHEKTGHEVEIEELAFPLPFNWVAYKVKIKHNQSIWLTIDEIKLSIPYWRLLSKTFALRAVSLSHVHLLDYPTPPLNSPADKPKLSWKIFPYNIHFAELSIENLTIAPHLLPHEFPAQLFPLDLSGSLTFRPQNHIAHVNLSLKKEALNQEGMRLNLSCQGSSHFTYHLDLLAPKQSLLFQWLGLELAHDAALELGGTLTADQSYQGQFKCSAIEDIKIIESASEDILGKFAYHPDGWLKVHSVAGHIGPLQVEGELLLNTSTFQIETGKFTGVVAHLSRWKNPLDFPIEGSMQFISSFAGTVINPIIELKVATDHLKICNESLENLEGQFTFIKTNEEALKGQLFLSFIHNQLKFKIDNPWQGSQQHIHLKDIDAEYGNEKLTGDLHYKLETKTLIGNLEASIKNSYLLQKYLNIDLLTSSNVSLKFYDTASLEDKKELQNMDFVWQIGKGRYGDFYLEEAILSGNITNAFSIPQADLHLKAKKAYSSSGSLTGLNAETKVERMKDYWPFSISTQEDEESILAAQAQGFWKLNKEELTVKVELLQGHLKKKPFDLQKTFTFTKYNNFFELSPLSLRIGAGHLFFTLDHQKENAYAAARFQFQDLPAELFYPLHLQAPLIGYLQGEIDLFGNPENLKGHIRAHLSQIRLVDDPLDSPTSLEARMIGTVLENQMTGSAQIIGLTPKPIEVTARLPIHLSINPLDIQISKHDPLLVHLAAEGEISPFLPLFEIESSSISGHTSVALDVTGSLNDLHTQGDIIIKDGSFESPTTGAAFHHLNAKIEANNKILTLQEFEAFDMNEGAIRGSGRLELKKELNFPFTLNIQLARIKLLNLDFAKAIASGETIIKGNARQAKVTGHLTTDSLQITIPEQAPALAYSVDVRYINVPEGEASPLLNSSQPTWPVELDMQIDIAPNTTIKGKALASLWQGGVKVKGTPQTPQLFGDVKIIEGDYNFNGKTFDIKEGTISFAGEPDKKTNLYVIASKDLGKMVAEVILKGSVKNPSIAFRSNPPMSQREILSWILFGRGVTDITPFQGAELSQSISNLSKEGNKGPDVLTRIRDSIGLDRIDINKSEGEESNEVSIQVGKYISRGVFVSLNKSITSEVNEISVEANLWRNIKARAQVGDDSSAQLQLKWKRDY; this is encoded by the coding sequence ATGAAAAAAGTTTTATCTGTTTTTCTAGTGGGGTTGATTTGTGTATTTGTAGCAGTATGGGGTTATCTACAAACTTCTCACGCCCAAAAGGCTATTCTTTCCTTTCTAACGGAAATCATTCATGAAAAAACGGGTCATGAAGTAGAGATTGAGGAGCTGGCCTTCCCCCTGCCTTTTAATTGGGTTGCTTATAAGGTTAAAATTAAGCACAACCAGTCGATTTGGCTGACAATAGATGAAATTAAGCTTTCCATTCCCTATTGGCGATTACTCAGCAAAACTTTTGCTTTACGGGCAGTCTCTTTAAGCCATGTGCATCTCCTAGATTACCCTACTCCCCCATTAAATTCTCCTGCCGACAAGCCTAAACTCTCTTGGAAAATTTTTCCTTATAATATTCACTTTGCCGAGCTTTCTATTGAAAATCTTACGATTGCTCCCCATCTTTTACCTCATGAATTCCCTGCCCAACTTTTTCCGTTAGATCTTTCTGGCTCTTTAACTTTTCGTCCTCAAAATCATATCGCTCATGTAAATCTATCCTTAAAAAAAGAAGCTTTAAACCAAGAAGGAATGCGCCTAAATCTTTCTTGCCAGGGCTCCTCCCATTTCACCTATCATTTAGATCTGCTCGCCCCTAAACAAAGCCTTCTTTTTCAATGGCTAGGCTTAGAGCTGGCTCACGATGCCGCTCTAGAATTAGGAGGAACCCTGACTGCTGATCAATCTTACCAGGGGCAATTCAAATGTAGTGCGATAGAAGATATTAAAATAATAGAATCAGCCTCTGAGGATATACTTGGAAAATTTGCCTACCATCCAGACGGTTGGCTAAAAGTTCATTCAGTGGCAGGCCATATAGGACCTTTGCAAGTTGAAGGAGAGCTTTTACTTAATACCTCTACTTTTCAAATAGAAACAGGCAAATTCACGGGGGTTGTGGCCCATCTTTCACGCTGGAAAAATCCTTTAGATTTTCCTATAGAAGGTTCTATGCAATTCATCAGCTCCTTTGCGGGTACGGTCATCAATCCTATTATCGAGCTTAAAGTTGCGACAGACCATCTAAAAATTTGCAATGAAAGTTTAGAAAATTTAGAAGGGCAATTTACTTTTATTAAAACAAATGAAGAGGCTTTAAAAGGGCAACTTTTTTTAAGTTTTATCCACAATCAGCTAAAATTTAAAATAGATAATCCTTGGCAAGGGAGCCAGCAGCATATCCACTTAAAAGATATTGATGCCGAATATGGGAATGAAAAATTAACCGGAGACCTACATTATAAATTAGAGACTAAAACGCTCATCGGCAATTTAGAAGCCTCCATAAAAAACAGCTATTTACTGCAAAAATATTTAAATATCGATCTGTTAACTTCAAGCAATGTGTCCTTAAAATTTTACGATACAGCCTCATTAGAAGATAAGAAAGAATTGCAAAATATGGATTTTGTTTGGCAGATAGGTAAAGGACGGTATGGCGATTTTTATTTAGAAGAAGCTATCCTCTCAGGGAATATAACGAATGCTTTCAGCATTCCTCAAGCAGATCTACATTTAAAAGCTAAGAAAGCTTATAGCAGTAGCGGGAGCCTTACAGGATTAAACGCTGAGACAAAAGTGGAGAGGATGAAAGATTATTGGCCTTTTAGTATCTCCACTCAAGAAGATGAAGAGAGTATTTTGGCGGCCCAAGCCCAGGGTTTCTGGAAATTAAACAAGGAGGAGCTTACAGTAAAAGTAGAACTTCTTCAAGGGCACTTGAAAAAAAAGCCTTTTGATCTGCAAAAAACTTTTACTTTTACCAAATACAACAATTTCTTTGAACTTTCTCCTTTATCGCTGCGAATAGGCGCCGGTCATTTATTTTTTACCCTCGATCACCAAAAAGAAAATGCCTATGCAGCAGCCCGCTTTCAATTTCAAGATTTGCCGGCAGAATTGTTTTATCCCCTTCATTTACAAGCTCCTTTGATAGGATATCTACAAGGCGAGATTGATCTATTTGGCAATCCAGAAAATTTAAAGGGTCATATACGTGCCCATCTGTCTCAAATTAGATTAGTCGATGATCCTCTAGACTCTCCCACCTCTTTAGAAGCACGTATGATAGGAACCGTTTTAGAAAACCAAATGACAGGTTCTGCTCAGATCATAGGACTTACCCCAAAACCTATTGAAGTAACTGCTAGATTACCTATTCACCTTTCTATTAATCCTTTAGACATTCAAATAAGCAAGCATGACCCTCTCTTGGTTCATCTTGCTGCTGAAGGAGAAATCAGTCCTTTTTTGCCTTTATTTGAGATAGAGTCTTCTTCTATCTCAGGTCATACTTCTGTCGCTTTAGATGTTACAGGTTCCCTTAATGACCTTCATACTCAAGGAGATATTATTATTAAAGATGGTTCTTTTGAAAGTCCTACGACCGGGGCTGCTTTTCATCATCTCAATGCTAAAATTGAAGCTAACAATAAAATACTGACTCTGCAGGAATTTGAAGCTTTCGATATGAATGAGGGAGCGATCCGCGGTAGCGGTAGGCTAGAATTAAAAAAAGAGTTAAATTTTCCCTTCACGCTCAATATCCAACTCGCACGTATTAAACTGTTAAACCTTGATTTTGCCAAAGCCATCGCTAGTGGCGAAACGATCATTAAAGGTAATGCTCGTCAAGCCAAGGTAACGGGCCATCTTACTACTGATTCGCTCCAAATTACTATTCCTGAACAAGCTCCCGCACTCGCCTACTCTGTCGATGTTAGATATATTAATGTTCCCGAAGGAGAGGCATCCCCCCTTCTTAATTCTTCTCAGCCTACCTGGCCCGTAGAATTGGATATGCAAATTGATATAGCTCCTAATACCACCATTAAAGGCAAAGCACTCGCTAGCCTATGGCAAGGAGGCGTTAAAGTGAAAGGCACCCCTCAGACTCCTCAGCTTTTTGGAGATGTTAAAATCATTGAAGGAGACTACAACTTTAATGGAAAAACTTTCGATATTAAAGAGGGCACTATTTCTTTTGCAGGAGAGCCTGATAAAAAAACCAATCTTTATGTAATTGCTAGTAAAGATTTAGGTAAAATGGTCGCTGAAGTAATCCTTAAGGGCTCTGTAAAAAACCCCTCCATAGCCTTCCGTTCTAATCCTCCTATGTCTCAACGCGAGATATTATCCTGGATACTTTTTGGAAGAGGCGTCACCGACATTACTCCTTTCCAAGGAGCTGAACTTTCTCAATCTATAAGCAATTTAAGCAAAGAAGGCAACAAAGGCCCTGATGTACTAACTAGGATTCGGGATAGTATCGGCTTAGACCGCATAGATATTAACAAATCAGAGGGCGAGGAATCTAACGAAGTTTCCATACAAGTAGGCAAGTATATCTCCCGCGGGGTTTTTGTCTCTCTTAATAAAAGCATTACCTCTGAAGTTAACGAGATTAGCGTAGAAGCGAATCTATGGCGTAACATCAAGGCACGAGCACAAGTTGGAGATGACTCAAGCGCTCAGCTACAGCTTAAATGGAAGCGCGATTATTAG